In Sphingomonas sp. Leaf357, a single genomic region encodes these proteins:
- a CDS encoding sulfite exporter TauE/SafE family protein, protein MIGVDLLYSLAGFAVGLLVGMTGVGGGSLMTPLLVLLFGFHPVTAVGTDLLYASATKSVGTVVHGIGGSIDWKIVRRMALGSVPATLVTLVSLHFAGTHFEGTERLITITLGLALIATAIAMLFRNRIIARFGHSLDRVSDRRIARLTILLGAALGVLVSLSSVGAGALGMTALLILYPRLPTVRLVGSDIAHAVPLTFVAGAGHWAMGSVDPALLVSLLIGSVPGIILGSLVSTRIPERILRTVLAATLAIVGGKLIV, encoded by the coding sequence ATGATCGGCGTCGATCTGCTCTATTCGCTGGCCGGGTTCGCGGTCGGCCTGCTGGTCGGGATGACCGGGGTGGGCGGCGGATCGCTGATGACGCCGCTGCTCGTATTGCTGTTCGGCTTTCACCCGGTGACCGCGGTCGGCACCGATCTGCTGTATGCCTCGGCGACCAAGAGCGTCGGCACGGTCGTGCACGGCATCGGCGGCTCGATCGACTGGAAGATCGTGCGCCGGATGGCGCTGGGCAGCGTGCCGGCGACTCTCGTCACCTTGGTCTCGCTGCATTTTGCCGGCACGCATTTCGAGGGCACGGAGCGGCTGATCACGATCACGCTCGGCCTCGCGCTGATCGCCACCGCGATCGCGATGCTGTTCCGCAATCGCATCATCGCCCGTTTCGGCCACTCGCTCGACCGGGTGTCGGACCGGCGTATCGCGCGTCTGACGATATTGCTCGGGGCGGCGCTTGGCGTGCTGGTGTCGCTGTCGTCGGTCGGCGCGGGCGCGCTGGGGATGACCGCCTTGCTGATCCTCTATCCGCGCCTGCCGACCGTGCGCCTCGTCGGATCGGACATCGCGCATGCCGTGCCGCTGACCTTCGTCGCCGGTGCCGGGCATTGGGCGATGGGCTCGGTCGATCCGGCGCTGCTCGTCTCGCTGCTGATCGGCTCGGTGCCGGGGATCATCCTCGGCAGCCTGGTCTCGACGCGCATCCCGGAGCGGATCCTGCGCACTGTGCTCGCCGCGACGCTCGCGATCGTCGGCGGCAAGTTGATCGTCTGA
- a CDS encoding aminotransferase — protein sequence MNPLYADMPTSIFEEMSLLARRHDAINLGQGFPDDSGPTDVRQAAADAVLHGSNQYPPMMGLDVLRHAAAEHYRRFQGLDIGAPNILVTSGATEALAAALIALITPGDQVIVIQPAYDAYVPLILRAGGVPRFVSVAPPDWRLPIADIAAAIGPDTRLIMFNDPMNPVARVFDAGEVDALADLCVRHDLIAICDEVWEHVLFDGRTHQPLIARPGMAARAVKIGSAGKIFSLTGWKVGLVVADSALLGPIARAHQFLTFATPPNLQVAVAYGLGKDDAYFRQMRAGYQRGRDRLAALLTDAGYAVLPSEGTYFLCVDLAASGIAQDDRSVCRDLVAAAGVAAIPLSAFHVTPPDDHVIRLCFAKQDAVIDAAGARLAAYRRTLAD from the coding sequence ATGAATCCGCTCTATGCCGATATGCCGACGAGCATCTTTGAGGAGATGTCGCTGCTCGCGCGCCGGCACGATGCGATCAATCTCGGTCAGGGATTTCCCGACGATTCTGGCCCGACCGACGTGCGGCAGGCCGCCGCCGACGCGGTGCTGCACGGATCCAACCAATATCCGCCGATGATGGGTCTCGACGTGCTGCGCCACGCGGCGGCGGAGCATTACCGGCGCTTCCAGGGGCTCGATATCGGCGCGCCGAACATCCTGGTCACCTCCGGCGCGACCGAGGCGCTGGCGGCGGCGCTGATTGCGCTGATCACGCCGGGCGACCAGGTGATCGTCATCCAGCCGGCCTATGACGCCTATGTGCCGCTGATCCTGCGCGCCGGCGGGGTGCCGCGCTTCGTCTCCGTCGCGCCGCCCGATTGGCGGCTGCCGATCGCCGACATCGCGGCGGCGATCGGCCCGGATACGCGCCTGATCATGTTCAACGATCCGATGAACCCGGTGGCGCGGGTGTTCGATGCGGGCGAGGTCGATGCGCTGGCCGACCTGTGCGTGCGCCACGATCTGATCGCGATCTGCGACGAGGTGTGGGAGCATGTCCTGTTCGACGGCCGCACCCACCAGCCTCTGATCGCGCGGCCGGGCATGGCGGCGCGCGCCGTGAAGATTGGGTCGGCCGGCAAGATCTTCTCGCTGACCGGGTGGAAGGTCGGGCTGGTCGTCGCAGACTCCGCGTTGCTGGGGCCGATTGCGCGTGCCCACCAGTTTCTGACGTTCGCGACGCCGCCCAATCTGCAGGTCGCGGTGGCTTACGGCTTGGGCAAGGACGATGCCTATTTCCGACAGATGCGCGCGGGCTACCAACGCGGGCGGGACCGGCTCGCGGCACTGCTGACAGATGCGGGCTATGCCGTGCTGCCGAGCGAGGGCACATACTTCCTGTGCGTCGATCTCGCCGCCTCCGGCATCGCGCAGGACGATCGCAGCGTCTGTCGAGACCTCGTTGCCGCCGCCGGGGTCGCGGCGATCCCGCTGTCGGCCTTCCACGTCACGCCACCGGACGATCACGTCATCCGCCTGTGTTTCGCCAAGCAGGATGCGGTGATCGACGCGGCCGGCGCACGCCTGGCGGCCTACCGGCGCACCCTCGCCGATTAG
- a CDS encoding CsbD family protein, with protein MDDDRSIGAGRQVKGSIKEAIGKITGDRSAEAEGAAEKAAGKVQSALGKAKQAARDAKGN; from the coding sequence ATGGACGACGACCGCAGCATAGGTGCCGGCAGGCAGGTGAAGGGGTCGATCAAGGAAGCGATCGGCAAGATCACCGGCGATCGTTCGGCCGAGGCCGAAGGTGCCGCCGAGAAGGCGGCCGGCAAGGTCCAGTCCGCGCTCGGCAAGGCCAAGCAGGCCGCCCGCGACGCCAAGGGCAACTAG
- a CDS encoding TonB-dependent receptor plug domain-containing protein, which yields MTTSGQFRRHRSMLASFSSLATLIVAAGIAAPVAAQTADTPAAETTETPSADDIVVTGTRVVRDGFQSPTPLTVVTREEILNSSPSNNIADFVNQLPSVAGSTRPANSRLNLSSGQAGINTINLRNLGDNRTLILLDGRRSVGSTITGLVDVNTIPQQLVKSIEVVTGGASAAYGSDAVAGVVNFVLDKKYTGLKGAIDSGITDKGDGRNYSVSLAGGLAFGSENRGHILLSGEVAHRDGIFQVDRDWNATGYVRIQDPNWTATSTTPQFLIRRQVGAANSTPGGLITGNSVLAGSGLTANNLRGIYFGQSGALNQFQYGALTFPSPTGTAAPTLTQGGSWQVNDSGRRIGLDPKDDRYGVFGRLSYEVADGIEIFAEGAYNQQKIFFNAGPNLATGIVYQRDNAFLINALGASRLTGINTVTVATTAADLPFRAIDNRRKVQRYSIGAEGVSELFGKRATWNIYAQYGRADLREQLRNVMNITRMNNATDAVFAAAGNPGNYAAGSIQCRVNVDAVTTNDDAACVPLNRLGISVANPAAIAYVLGNPYRDEVTEQYNAAANLSVTPFSTWAGDVSVAFGGEYREEKIRGFVPAEFQPTVTTTATTNRWSVGNYLPTNGKYNVKEAYLETVVPLGLGIELNGAGRATWYSTAGYVTTWKAGATWQPIPDIRFRVTRSRDIRAPNLNELYQAGSANSDSVRNPAYTSDGLNGPATFGYSATVTGNLNLLPEKADQWNIGAVLSPRFLRGFNLSVDYYRINLKSGISTLDAQTILNLCYQGDQTYCAAYTQDPSRSAPGQPYLLFRNQPFNAASQLTRGVDIDASYRFPLDAIFAKAGGNFTLRGVATRYIENLFNSGIPNTVVLNTVGVNGGQGSTPKWIYRVNATYDTDHFSITATGRGVSAGKYVANGIECQTGCPLSTTLFPTYDNNHVSGLFYADLNLTTKIRAGGADAQLFFNVTNLFDRWPLLVPETGLAANSTYSDLLGRQFRIGVRFQTR from the coding sequence ATGACGACTTCAGGTCAATTCCGGCGGCACCGTTCGATGCTGGCGAGCTTTTCGAGCCTGGCGACCTTGATCGTCGCGGCCGGCATCGCCGCACCCGTCGCCGCGCAGACCGCCGATACGCCGGCCGCCGAGACGACGGAAACGCCCAGCGCGGACGACATCGTCGTCACCGGCACGCGCGTGGTGCGCGACGGCTTCCAGTCGCCGACGCCGCTGACCGTCGTGACGCGCGAGGAGATCCTGAACTCGTCGCCGTCGAACAACATCGCCGATTTCGTCAACCAGCTGCCATCGGTCGCCGGCTCGACCCGCCCCGCCAACTCGCGCCTCAACCTGTCGAGCGGCCAGGCCGGCATCAACACGATCAACCTGCGCAACCTCGGCGACAATCGCACGCTGATCCTGCTCGACGGCCGCCGCTCGGTCGGTTCGACGATCACCGGCCTGGTCGACGTCAACACCATTCCCCAGCAATTGGTGAAGAGCATCGAGGTGGTCACCGGCGGCGCCTCCGCCGCCTATGGGTCGGACGCGGTAGCCGGCGTCGTCAACTTCGTGCTCGACAAGAAATATACCGGGCTGAAGGGTGCGATCGACAGCGGCATCACCGACAAGGGCGACGGCCGCAACTATTCGGTCAGCCTGGCCGGCGGCCTGGCGTTCGGCAGCGAGAATCGCGGACATATCCTGCTCTCCGGCGAAGTCGCGCACCGCGACGGCATCTTTCAGGTCGATCGCGACTGGAACGCGACCGGCTATGTCCGCATCCAGGACCCAAACTGGACGGCCACCAGCACCACCCCGCAATTCCTGATCCGGCGTCAGGTCGGCGCGGCGAATTCCACGCCGGGCGGCCTGATCACCGGCAACAGCGTTCTCGCCGGTAGCGGCCTGACGGCGAACAATCTGCGCGGCATCTATTTCGGGCAGAGCGGCGCGCTCAACCAGTTTCAATACGGCGCGCTGACCTTCCCCTCCCCTACCGGCACCGCGGCGCCGACGCTGACGCAGGGCGGATCGTGGCAGGTGAACGATTCCGGCCGGCGGATCGGCCTGGATCCGAAAGACGACCGCTACGGTGTCTTCGGCCGGCTGAGCTACGAAGTCGCCGACGGCATCGAAATCTTCGCGGAAGGCGCGTACAACCAGCAGAAGATCTTCTTCAACGCCGGCCCCAACCTGGCGACCGGCATCGTCTATCAGCGCGACAACGCGTTCCTGATCAACGCGCTCGGTGCGAGCCGCCTGACCGGGATCAACACCGTGACGGTGGCGACGACCGCCGCCGACCTGCCATTCCGTGCGATCGACAATCGGCGCAAGGTGCAGCGTTACTCGATCGGCGCGGAGGGCGTCAGCGAACTGTTCGGCAAGCGCGCGACCTGGAACATCTATGCGCAATATGGCCGCGCCGACCTGCGCGAGCAGCTGCGCAACGTGATGAACATCACGCGCATGAACAACGCCACCGACGCGGTATTCGCCGCGGCGGGCAATCCGGGCAATTATGCGGCCGGTTCGATCCAGTGCCGCGTCAATGTCGACGCAGTCACCACCAACGACGACGCCGCCTGCGTGCCGCTCAATCGTCTGGGCATCAGCGTCGCCAATCCGGCGGCGATCGCCTATGTGCTGGGCAATCCGTATCGCGACGAAGTGACCGAACAATACAACGCCGCGGCGAACCTTTCGGTCACACCCTTCTCCACCTGGGCCGGCGATGTCAGCGTGGCCTTTGGCGGTGAATATCGCGAGGAAAAGATCCGTGGCTTCGTGCCGGCCGAGTTCCAGCCGACCGTGACCACGACGGCGACGACGAACCGCTGGTCGGTCGGCAATTACCTGCCCACCAACGGCAAGTACAACGTGAAGGAAGCCTATCTCGAGACCGTCGTTCCGCTGGGTCTGGGCATCGAGCTCAACGGTGCGGGGCGTGCGACCTGGTATTCGACCGCGGGTTACGTCACGACCTGGAAAGCCGGCGCGACCTGGCAGCCGATCCCCGACATCCGCTTCCGCGTGACGCGATCGCGCGACATCCGTGCCCCCAATCTGAACGAGCTGTATCAGGCCGGATCGGCCAACAGCGATTCGGTCCGCAACCCCGCCTACACCAGCGACGGGCTTAACGGTCCGGCGACCTTCGGCTATTCCGCCACGGTGACCGGCAATCTGAATCTGCTGCCTGAAAAAGCGGATCAGTGGAACATCGGCGCGGTGCTGTCGCCCCGCTTCCTGCGCGGCTTCAACCTGTCGGTCGATTATTACCGCATCAACCTGAAGAGCGGTATCAGCACGCTCGATGCACAGACCATCCTGAATCTGTGCTATCAGGGCGACCAGACGTACTGCGCCGCTTACACGCAGGATCCGTCCCGCTCCGCGCCCGGCCAGCCCTATCTGCTGTTCCGCAACCAGCCGTTCAACGCCGCCAGCCAGCTCACGCGAGGTGTCGACATCGATGCGTCCTATCGCTTCCCGCTGGACGCGATTTTCGCCAAGGCCGGGGGCAATTTCACGCTGCGCGGCGTGGCGACGCGCTATATCGAGAACCTGTTCAACAGCGGCATTCCGAACACGGTGGTGCTCAACACGGTCGGCGTGAATGGTGGACAGGGGTCGACGCCCAAGTGGATCTACCGCGTCAACGCGACTTACGACACGGACCATTTCTCGATCACCGCGACCGGGCGCGGCGTCAGCGCGGGCAAATACGTCGCCAACGGCATCGAATGCCAGACCGGCTGCCCGCTCTCGACCACCCTCTTCCCGACCTATGACAACAATCACGTCTCCGGGCTGTTCTACGCCGATCTCAATCTCACGACGAAGATCCGAGCCGGCGGGGCCGATGCTCAGCTGTTCTTCAACGTGACCAACCTGTTCGATCGCTGGCCGTTGCTGGTGCCAGAAACCGGTCTGGCGGCGAACTCGACCTATTCGGATCTGCTCGGCCGCCAGTTCCGCATCGGGGTCCGCTTCCAGACTCGATAG
- a CDS encoding PAS domain S-box protein, with translation MPALHLTGVDLRRLQQIVTGLTEGVILVSPEQAILWANDAALRMHGASHIPDLGRTIDEYRTRFRLRYRNNHWLEANDYPLERVVAGEAFNEVIVEVIPQGEEEPRWIHQIRSLVLTNADDEPDLLVLVMQDVSLRFEAEERFEQTFNANPAPAVICRLSDQRFVKVNLGFRELTGWQRDDVLGRSVYELDVLADATDPDLAKERLREGRTIPQMQVDLRCADGSRRLAIVGGQPIDLNDQPCMLFTFADLEPRRQTEGALRESEARAHRTFELAPIGMAIASLDGHRFVQGNAAFLELTGLTTDEMTRQTAGGIKLWETSEARAEIEAEITRDGGFQGRDAQLQRADGTRIDVLVSAGIIPMHGSDCVLWVVQDIADRRRSELELIGAIEAVMRDTNWFSRMIVEKLANLRTPAAHQHIVEVGSLTGRERETLSLMCEGQDDAGIAVAMGVSRNTVRNNVARIYAKLGVNRRGAAIIWARERGFPLPSSRGAPIEKR, from the coding sequence ATGCCCGCCCTCCACCTGACCGGCGTCGATCTGCGCCGGCTCCAGCAGATCGTCACCGGCTTGACCGAAGGGGTGATCCTCGTTTCGCCCGAGCAGGCGATATTGTGGGCGAACGATGCCGCGCTTCGGATGCACGGTGCTTCGCACATCCCCGATCTCGGCCGGACGATCGACGAATATCGCACGCGCTTTCGCCTGCGCTACCGCAACAACCACTGGCTGGAGGCGAACGACTATCCGCTCGAACGCGTGGTGGCGGGGGAGGCTTTCAACGAGGTGATAGTCGAGGTGATTCCGCAGGGCGAGGAGGAGCCGCGCTGGATTCACCAGATCCGCAGCCTGGTGCTGACCAACGCCGACGACGAGCCGGATCTGCTCGTGCTGGTGATGCAGGACGTGTCGCTGCGGTTCGAGGCGGAGGAACGGTTCGAGCAGACGTTCAACGCTAACCCGGCGCCGGCGGTGATCTGCCGCCTGTCCGACCAGCGCTTCGTGAAGGTCAATCTGGGCTTTCGCGAACTCACCGGCTGGCAGCGCGACGACGTGCTGGGGCGCAGCGTGTACGAGCTGGACGTGCTGGCCGACGCGACCGACCCCGATCTCGCCAAGGAACGGCTGCGCGAGGGCCGGACGATCCCGCAGATGCAGGTCGACCTGCGCTGTGCCGACGGCAGCCGCCGGCTCGCGATCGTCGGCGGACAGCCGATCGACCTGAACGACCAGCCGTGCATGCTGTTCACCTTCGCCGACCTCGAGCCGCGCCGCCAGACCGAGGGGGCGCTGCGCGAGAGCGAGGCGCGCGCGCACCGCACGTTCGAACTGGCCCCGATCGGCATGGCGATCGCCAGCCTGGACGGACACCGCTTCGTGCAGGGCAATGCCGCGTTCCTCGAACTGACCGGGCTGACCACCGACGAGATGACGCGCCAGACCGCGGGCGGGATCAAGCTGTGGGAGACGAGCGAGGCGCGCGCCGAGATCGAGGCCGAGATCACCCGCGACGGCGGATTCCAGGGCCGCGACGCGCAGTTGCAGCGCGCGGACGGGACGCGGATCGACGTGCTGGTATCCGCCGGGATCATCCCGATGCACGGCAGCGATTGCGTGCTGTGGGTGGTGCAGGACATCGCCGACCGCCGCCGCTCCGAACTCGAACTGATCGGCGCGATCGAGGCGGTGATGCGCGACACCAACTGGTTCAGCCGGATGATCGTGGAGAAGCTCGCCAACCTGCGCACGCCCGCGGCGCACCAGCATATCGTCGAGGTCGGATCGCTGACCGGGCGGGAGCGCGAGACGCTGAGCCTGATGTGCGAGGGACAGGACGATGCCGGGATCGCCGTGGCGATGGGGGTGTCGCGCAACACGGTGCGCAACAACGTCGCGCGGATCTACGCCAAGCTGGGCGTCAACCGGCGCGGCGCGGCGATCATCTGGGCGCGCGAGCGGGGATTTCCGCTGCCGTCATCGCGCGGGGCACCGATCGAAAAACGCTAG